ACTCACTAAACTCGGAACATCCAAATGTAAGTTAAGCTTTGCAGCATAGCTCTGGAAATTTTTAACCTTTTTCTATTCGTTATAAATATGTGGTATTCTAGTTTACATCTGTTAAAAATGTCATTTCACTATATAGTTTGTCGACCAATATCTCCTTGTGGATATTTGTGATCTAATTCTTCCGCAGTTATATTTACtccaaataattaatatattactCTTTTTAGAATGGATGCTTGAAATAGTAAAAATTTTGAGCTTTGCCCTAAACGGTTCTGGATCATCATGCACTGTCAAATTTTGGAGTTGACACATTGGGTTTTGGTGATAATACATTTTACAGTATGGCATAGTCATTATAAACATGAAACTGTATTAAATGGtgcaatatgtattatatattttttaagaataaatgGAGCAGTATATTTgttgtctttttattattattttgagttCATCACTGCATCTATTGACATTGAAAAAAAGCGACTATTGTGAAGCTTAAAAGTCTGATGCAGTATTACAGTCAACATATTGACTTGAATATAGGCTTCCATCACTGGAAAGAATGTCCTAATAGAGTTTCAGTGGGACTAACTTTATCTCTGTGTAATTACAGTTGTGTATTCTAGTCACTGGAGCACTTGGGGGAAGATTTGACCATGAGATGGGAAATATTAATGTCATATGCTGTTTCCCCTCCATGCGGATTATTCTTCTCTCTGATGATAGTCTAATCCAACTTCTTCCAAGTAAGCATCATCACAAGATTCATATACAATCCTTAGTTGAGGGCCCACATTGCGGACTCATACCCATTGGAACGGTTGCCGGAAGAACCAGTACTACGGGTCTCCAATGGAATCTGGGTGAGTAGCTCAATCTACTTTttccatataaaattttatgtgtGGTTTAGACTTTAGATGCTACCTACTTTATTTTGTTATGGGCTAATGCTTTATGCCAAGGACATCTCTGTTTAGCTATTGGTTCATTTACAAGAAGGATACAATTCTCGCCAGATAGCCAATGCTAACATTTTTTCTGGTAACCAACTTTAGTTTCATTACCTAAGTGATGCTTTACAAACCATCTTAAGGGAGAGTACTTGTTGGACACAGTCCCCCCAAGTACTCCGTCAAAAATACATAAGCTAACATCAAGAGCAAATAGAGTCAATTATAACTACCAGAGCCTATAATAACAAGTCATAGGCAGCTATGGATAAAAGTTGTGATCTGTCAACCATCCTCCAAGCTTTGCAACTTTTCCTGctttaatatggatttcatgtATCACTTTCTTGATCATCATTGTTGTGGACTGTTTCTTGTTTAGGGAAATCCCTGAGTTCCTTTCTctccataaaatataaattcctGCAGCCAGCATCATCCTGTATTATCTCAGCTTTGTGACTTCTGCCTTTTGCATATGCTTCAGCTCACAGTAATCCTTCATTCCACCCCATGGTGCCTCTGCCAATCCATATTAAGAGTTTTTCCATACCTGAGTTGATATTGTTCAAGCAAAGAACAGGTGGTTTATACTCATTTTCTAGCTCACACAGTGCACATTGTGGTTGTGTTGTCAACTCTCCTTTTAAATAATCTCTCTTGTGTTCAGCCTTGCCAAGGCAGCCAGTTCGAGTATGAAGATCCATCTAGGTAGCCCTAAGTTTTTACACTGTCTTCCTCCAGTTACTTTGTGGAATGCCCTCTAAGTCTCAACTACATTTACTTGATTGAGAAGGAGAGTGCATCTGCAATATCTAAGCAACCACAAAATATCTACTAGCCTTcagaatattttgaataatcCAAGAAGCTTTCTTAGGTACCTCATCAAAAATATTCCTGTTTCTCCCATAATAACAATGAAACCATTTGACCCATAGTTGATGTCGTTGTACTTGTGATTATCTAGTTTACATGCTTAACTCTGATATACCtttactttacttttgttcAGATAATACCGAAATGAGATTTGGTGGCTTAGTTAGTACATCAAATATCGTGAAAGAAAATATAGTTACAGTGCAATCTGATTCGGACCTCCTATGGACAATTTCTATCAAAAAAGATTGAACGATGCAGTTTTTGCAGATGAAATGATTGAGAGACAATCAACGAAACTTTGTTGGATGCTAAGCTCCATTTTCTGAAACAATGGGGTTATTCTTTACTACTTTTTTTCTATAGGAAAAAAGCATCCTTTTAGTCTATCTTTGTGAGGCACAAGCAGATCTATTTGACATCAGGTGCCTGCATTGcagtaaaggaaaaaaaataacacaggGGCTAAGAGTGAGAGTAAGCTCATTGCGGGTTAACTTTGATCGTCAACTTCTGCTTATGTGCTGTAGGAATTTAGTAGCACGTTTTCTAATGTTTTGCATACGTTATTCTTTATCCAATGGAATGAAATAAGGAGATTTTactattaatttgaattattagaTAGCATTTTATTTATACTTCCACTGACAAAAGTTTTAACATTTCGCAGTGATACAATAGTGTAATAGTATGTCTGCAGTTGGTTGGTTAATACGTAAGATTTCAATATAAATGAGAATAAGTGTTCACTCCTTCAATGTTTACGTTTAACTTGCTGCATCAATCGCAACGTAGAGGTTATCTTTCGAAAGATTGTTAGTAATTGAGTTTATACATCTGCCTGACCCGTGTATATCAGCATGCATAAGAAACAACAAATCTATTCTAATCCCACAAATAGACTTCGAGAAGATAGTATGTGTGCCAATTTATCGACTATGCTCTCGTCTCAAATAGGATCTTGGCTCTGTAGTGTCATTGCAAACAAATGATGGGACACCCTCATTCACTGCACCATGACCGGTTGCCAATTGTTTATAGATCCCTGGCTGAACAAATAACATGCTTAAGAGAAAAGACTAAATAAAGGATTCTTCTTCTTGACTTCAAGTTCCAAACCTTACCAACATGGGTCGTGGACTGGTGGGGCTGGTTGAAGTGTTTTACCTTTAACCAGAGGTCTCGAATTCGAGCCTGGTATAGAGAAATCCTGTTGGGAGCGTCACTCCCGAAGAACCATACAGTGGCGATTCAAATTTAGTCGGAATTCCAATGTAGGCTCCGAACACCCTGAGGCGGAGCTAGATGGGGGTTCATGGGTTAGGACGAACCCACTAATTTTTTCGTAAaccttatatttatttttgaaaattaaataaatacatgtaTATTAACATGAAAAACCACAaaacaaaattgattaaaaactCCTTAATTTCTAACCCTGGCTCCGCCTCTGCGGACACCGAatggaaaaccaaaaaaaataaaaagagatctAACTTATGTGGCGTCGCCCGGACTCGAACCGGAGACCTTCAGTGTGTTAGACTGACGTGATAACCAACTACACCACGACACCGCTGTGTCCATTTTGCTCCCAACTAACAACCTATATCGCTAAAGCCGGTATTATTTTGGCGGCAAGCAAGTGATTTTTCTGAAATCTGAACAGCAATCGAATTGAAACCAATAGGGTTTTCGTTTTTTGTCACAGTGAATCTTCTTGTTTTGTTGAAGCTCCACTAGCCCACATGAATCACTGAATTTTCTCAGCATGAAGTAGTAAACTTGATATCTATAGTTACCGGCATTGCCTTTACAATCAAGCGAGCGCCATTGAAATGGACGGAGCAGCAGCAGCTTCTTCACCGTCGACTATTAAACCCATAAACAAGAGCGTAGTCCATAGAATTTGTGCGGGTCAAGTTATTCTGGACCTTCCCTCTGCCGTCAAGGAATTGGTTGAAAATAGCTTGGACGCCGGGGCTACCAGCATCGAAGTCTCCCTCAAAGACTATGGTTCTGAATCCTTCCAGGTCATTGATAACGGTTGTGGCATCTCGCCTCAAAATTTCAAGGTCTTTTCCTTTTCTGTTTTCTGCTCACTTTCTTTCTGGATGCAAAAAGTTGCTGCATGTGGGATAATAACTGTTAGTTGAGTGATCGAGTCTAAGCCttattgttaattgttgtaAGTGAAGAAGCTAGTAATAATGTGTCTCTTGTGTCTGAGCTTTccatatatgtatttgtatgtgTATGAGTAATATGTATGCACAGACAGACACGCACTTATACATGTGTAATGGGTTTGTAGTCTTTCTCTTTACTACTTTCTGTTTTGAATCAAAGTTGTGTCAATGTGTAAATAAATGTGTTGATGTGCACATGCGTGTGCACCTGTACTCTAATCTCTATTTTCAATCAGGGTTGTTTCTGCTCTGATGTACTTCCACTTGATGCTAATTTCCACtgtttgtttatgtttcttcGTTTCTGTTGATTACTAGTTGTTGTGTCCATAGTAAATTGAGCTTATTTGATACTAAGTGTGTGGGTGTTTTTGGTATTGAAGGTATTGGCGCTAAAACATCATACCTCAAAACTATCCGATTTTCCTGATCTTCAGTCATTAGTGACTTTTGGATTTAGAGGGGAGGCATTGAGTTCACTTTGTGCTTTAGGGGATTTGACAGTTGAAACAAGAACAAAGAATGAGCAAATTGCGACACACTTGACTTTTGATCATTCGGGCCTTCTGATAGCTGAAAGGAACATAGCTCGCCAAGTTGGTACCACTGTCACTGTTAAGAAGTTGTTCTCCACATTACCAGTGAGAAGTAAAGAGTTCCACCGCAATATCCGGAAGGAATATGGAAAGCTTATCACATTGCTGAATGTATGATCCCTTTAATCTGTATTATCTTACTCTTGTTTGGCTATTGATTTCTTAGGAtggttttattttaatgaaactTAAGAATTGAGATGGGAATGTCAACTGGTGCCGTCAAATCTATAGGGCTCTTCATGATGGTATAATCCAATTCAGTTCAAGTTGGTTTGAACTTCAAGCATCAATTTTTGTTACAGTAGCTATCTTGTTCTTTGTCCTTTTGGAGGAAGTTGTTTCCTAATTTTAGAAATTTGTCGACTACTATTGCtaccaaaaggaaaaagaaagaggtAAAAATGAGAATTTCTTCACCAtattgaaattttcattttaagattCTACTTGGAGTATCTCGGCTATGAATATATCGCCTAAAAGACACTGTTGCAGATGAATTTGTATGTCCAGCAGTTATGCTGTGTTGGTGCTGTAGTATCTTCTGGGAGATCCTTTAATATCtgctaattcattttttattcaaatggAAAAGCTTAAAGTAAGTTGGAAACCAGCTGAAAGAATTTGAGCCCCTTTATGAACTCAAGCATTACAAGGGGTAAGAAATACAAAATCTTCCCAGGAAATTGAGGTTCCTATCTAAATTGAAGATTGCGCAAATTGTGGAGCAATATGTAGAGACTCATACTTTTGTGTAGGCTATCCACTTTTTCTTTGGGTATACTTCTTGTATAGGGGAGATTTCCCTCTTTAGTGAAATCGATCAACTTCATCAAAAAATCTTTTTGCTTCTGGTGATCGTGAATTTCATTGTGCTATAGTTTGGTGACCTTTCATGTTAGACTGCTTAATAATTTGTTCTTGTCAAGGTTCTTAATCTTGAGAGAGTATGTGCATGGTTTCTGCTGAAGAAGTATTTTAATGCTTTTGTtgtttaagttatttattttcctttcttttgttGGTTGAACTTCTAGGCCTATGCTCTTATTTCTAAGGGAGTCAGACTAGTTTGTACCAACTCAGCTCTAAAAAATGCAAAATCTGTAGTTCTGAAGACTCAGGGAAGTGGGTCTCTGAAAGATAACATTATAACAGTATTTGGTATGAGTACCTTCACTTGTCTGGAGCCTCTGGAAGTGTGTATGTCTGATGGTTGCACTGTTGAAGGATTCATTTCCAAGTCTGGCTATGGTAGTGGACGCAACTTAGGAGATcgacaatatttttttgtgaatgGACGACCGGTGGATATGCCAAAAGTTGGCAAGCTTATCAATGAATTATATAGAGGTGCAAACTCTCGGCAATATCCCATTGCAATCATGAATTTTGCGATCCCACCAAGAGAATTTGATGTCAATGTAACTcctgataaaagaaaaatatttttgtctgaCGAAGGTTCCATATTGCACTCTTTGAGAGAAGCTTTAGAAAAGATATATTCATCTGATCATGCTAGTTATGCTGTTAATAGTATCCAAGAGGTTGACCAAAAACATACATCCACTCTTTCCCATCTTAAGGCCTTTCAGTTTCAACCCAAGCAATTACTGTCGGATATCAATGATGATCAGGAAGGTGACTGCGTTGGGAAACTACATAAAGAGggtcattttctcaaaaaatctcAGGAATTAAAAGATATGTCTGTCATGGAGATGATGCTAAATGATGGAAGCAGGTCAACAGAGAAAGACTTCAGTCTTCGATTCCATGGAAAGAAAAAAGACAATAACAGTTCCAGAAGTTCCCTGCAAGCGATCGGTGGTCTGCCTACTGCTATAACCGATAGTAATGCACTCACCCCATGCTCAAAAGATAAAAGTTGTATTGATAATTCACGTTACGTCGATTGTGCAAGCATTGTCCAGTCATCACTCACCAAATTTGTTACGGTAAATAAGAGAAAGCACGAGAGTATGAGTACTACATTATCTGAGGTACCTATCCTGAGAAATGGATCAACTGTCCACCCATCAGAAGAAGACCATACTTTGAAGAATACTGCATCTTTTAGATCTCCAGATAATCCAGTTAAGGCTGATAAGTGTGATGAAGTGACCATTAGTGAGTCTGGATCTTCCAAGATCTCAAAGATAGACagatttcttcatcaaatgaAGCACTCAAGAATGGGTAAAGTCCTTGATCAAACAAATGATTTTTCTCCACCTGGAAATAGTATACATATTGGAACATTTGAACAggtaagaaaatttaataagaaTCACTTTTCTTGAACGGTTCTACTCTCCTTGCTTTGTTGTTCAGTTGAATTTGATTAGGAATAATAGTTGCCACAGAAAATTTCAATTCGTTCTCTATACTATTTTGGTCAGTCCTTTTAGGTTTGAACCATTTCATTTTCAGGAGCATGAAGttcaaaagaatgaattatGTGTTACTGAACCAGTGCCTCTTGATTCTACTTGCAACAACATCCATGATGTGTCAAAAAATAGGGTAGATGCTTCTTCTTCTGAACAGCCTGCTAGTCTGACTCTGGATGCTCCTAAGGCTTCATCTAAATCGGAGATTGCT
The nucleotide sequence above comes from Solanum pennellii chromosome 9, SPENNV200. Encoded proteins:
- the LOC107031684 gene encoding DNA mismatch repair protein PMS1; translation: MDGAAAASSPSTIKPINKSVVHRICAGQVILDLPSAVKELVENSLDAGATSIEVSLKDYGSESFQVIDNGCGISPQNFKVLALKHHTSKLSDFPDLQSLVTFGFRGEALSSLCALGDLTVETRTKNEQIATHLTFDHSGLLIAERNIARQVGTTVTVKKLFSTLPVRSKEFHRNIRKEYGKLITLLNAYALISKGVRLVCTNSALKNAKSVVLKTQGSGSLKDNIITVFGMSTFTCLEPLEVCMSDGCTVEGFISKSGYGSGRNLGDRQYFFVNGRPVDMPKVGKLINELYRGANSRQYPIAIMNFAIPPREFDVNVTPDKRKIFLSDEGSILHSLREALEKIYSSDHASYAVNSIQEVDQKHTSTLSHLKAFQFQPKQLLSDINDDQEGDCVGKLHKEGHFLKKSQELKDMSVMEMMLNDGSRSTEKDFSLRFHGKKKDNNSSRSSLQAIGGLPTAITDSNALTPCSKDKSCIDNSRYVDCASIVQSSLTKFVTVNKRKHESMSTTLSEVPILRNGSTVHPSEEDHTLKNTASFRSPDNPVKADKCDEVTISESGSSKISKIDRFLHQMKHSRMGKVLDQTNDFSPPGNSIHIGTFEQEHEVQKNELCVTEPVPLDSTCNNIHDVSKNRVDASSSEQPASLTLDAPKASSKSEIASTLQFSVKELVSRRNQRLSRLQLLNHTSQKMKTKRDYAAATLELSGSENEEAKARALIDATNELERLFKKEDFTRMKVIGQFNLGFIIGRLDQDLFIVDQHAADEKYNFERLSQSTILNQQPLLRPLKLELSPEEEIVISIHNDTFRRNGFLLEEDPCAPPGHRFKLKAVPFSKNITFGIADMKELISILADSEEECSIMGTYRSDAAGSLCPPRVRAMLASRACKSSVVIGDPLGRNEMQKILDNLSRLKSPWNCPHGRPTMRHLVDLRTVHRRLEADDTTL
- the LOC107029440 gene encoding thiamine pyrophosphokinase 1 isoform X2; translation: MFPHEEASEIRKRYKPYAIKGDMDSIRTDVLDYYRGLGTKIIDESQDQDTTDLNKCVTYIRDSLNSEHPNLCILVTGALGGRFDHEMGNINVICCFPSMRIILLSDDSLIQLLPSKHHHKIHIQSLVEGPHCGLIPIGTVAGRTSTTGLQWNLDNTEMRFGGLVSTSNIVKENIVTVQSDSDLLWTISIKKD